The following proteins are co-located in the Polystyrenella longa genome:
- a CDS encoding PPC domain-containing protein codes for MNLILQMMTLCIVLSLVSFFGSAEMVFAQTPPGIGYMYPPGGQAGQTIDVVLGGYDWTPDMQLFVHDERIQLEILSPPGPVIVPEPPYWFGKKARRSPTLLPRETPARLTIPADISPGVVSWQAANANGGTATGKFIVSDGPELVEIDDREQAQKLPSLPVSISGHIKKIEEVDRYQFVAEKSGPVTCSIAARKIDSPLNAALEVHDATGQKIAEAVDTAGIDTAITFPAQAQQTYTVSVYDIDFRGNRSFVYRLSIVAAPRVVAAIPAAGQRGRSQSVEFVGYGISTGASILESVTRTIDFPADPSLESFHYRLETPFGSAPAFSMLLSDQPESVEADNSSLDLTGSVAVTGVLNDRLGKDVYHFVGKKGDQWNIDLVAEKIASPLDVTLTVLGAEGKVLASSDDVPGSTDAALQFTVPADGEYSIDVTDVSGQSGNAAAVYRLTMEPAQPAFTLDVPEILNAPLGENVKFSIKAKRLGGFKEPISISFNNLPLGVTVPDELIIPAKASALKMEFTVSPDEAATASMVTVVGQAKIDDQNTIQSTAGPLLMATTIPPPFSIDAEGKDDVTKWPRGTTFPAPVLIQRDEGFQEEIVLEMTSRQGRHRQGIRGPELTVPPGIERILYPIFLPEWLETTRTSRLVLNGVAKVTDPKGNIRYSLTRQKTRMGFLPTGALLSISADVNELKATSEKELLVPLIIRRSPKLTEPVRLELLAGSSKSFQFNSEPMEVAGDQTETSFPITMISSDGGTTGESKLTIRATVLQDGTLPVVAETTVIVLSGQ; via the coding sequence ATGAATCTTATACTGCAAATGATGACTCTTTGCATTGTGCTGAGCCTAGTCAGTTTTTTCGGCTCAGCAGAAATGGTATTCGCTCAAACTCCGCCGGGAATCGGTTACATGTACCCGCCCGGTGGACAAGCCGGACAAACAATCGATGTTGTTCTGGGGGGGTACGACTGGACGCCCGACATGCAATTGTTCGTGCATGACGAGCGTATTCAGCTGGAGATTCTTTCCCCACCAGGACCAGTGATCGTGCCAGAGCCTCCCTATTGGTTCGGAAAGAAAGCACGCCGATCACCAACGTTGCTGCCTCGCGAAACTCCTGCTCGATTGACGATCCCTGCAGACATTTCTCCGGGTGTGGTAAGTTGGCAAGCAGCCAACGCCAATGGCGGAACGGCCACGGGAAAGTTTATTGTAAGCGATGGCCCGGAATTGGTGGAAATCGATGACCGCGAGCAAGCTCAAAAGTTACCATCTCTTCCAGTCTCTATCTCTGGACACATCAAAAAGATTGAAGAGGTTGACCGTTACCAGTTTGTCGCAGAAAAATCTGGCCCGGTAACATGTTCGATTGCCGCTCGAAAAATCGACTCTCCGTTGAACGCGGCACTCGAAGTTCATGACGCGACAGGTCAGAAGATTGCCGAAGCCGTTGATACGGCTGGTATCGATACGGCGATCACTTTCCCCGCTCAGGCTCAGCAGACGTATACCGTCAGTGTTTACGATATTGACTTCCGCGGAAATCGTAGCTTTGTATACCGGTTGTCGATTGTCGCAGCGCCTCGTGTGGTGGCAGCCATTCCTGCCGCTGGCCAACGTGGAAGAAGTCAATCCGTCGAATTTGTTGGATATGGGATTTCCACAGGTGCGTCAATACTGGAATCGGTCACTCGCACAATCGACTTTCCCGCAGATCCGTCACTGGAATCATTCCACTATCGTCTCGAAACTCCGTTCGGATCGGCTCCCGCATTTTCAATGCTGTTATCCGATCAGCCAGAATCGGTCGAGGCCGACAATTCATCACTAGACCTTACTGGCAGTGTGGCGGTGACTGGTGTGCTCAATGACCGGTTGGGCAAAGATGTTTACCACTTTGTCGGAAAAAAGGGGGACCAATGGAATATTGATCTCGTTGCTGAAAAGATTGCTTCCCCGCTCGATGTAACATTGACAGTCCTGGGGGCTGAGGGAAAGGTACTGGCAAGTAGCGATGATGTTCCCGGTTCGACTGACGCTGCCTTGCAATTTACTGTCCCTGCCGACGGTGAATACTCAATCGATGTGACCGATGTCTCCGGACAAAGCGGCAATGCGGCGGCCGTTTATCGGCTGACGATGGAGCCTGCCCAACCTGCCTTTACGCTCGATGTTCCAGAAATCCTAAATGCTCCGTTGGGTGAAAATGTAAAGTTTTCGATTAAGGCAAAACGGCTCGGTGGTTTCAAAGAACCGATATCAATTTCATTCAATAATTTGCCGCTTGGCGTTACTGTTCCCGATGAACTAATCATTCCCGCTAAAGCATCTGCTCTAAAAATGGAATTTACCGTGTCGCCTGATGAGGCTGCTACAGCCTCGATGGTGACCGTAGTTGGCCAGGCGAAAATCGATGATCAGAATACAATTCAAAGTACAGCTGGCCCGCTGTTAATGGCGACAACCATCCCCCCCCCTTTCTCAATCGATGCTGAAGGGAAAGACGATGTGACGAAATGGCCCCGTGGCACAACCTTCCCTGCACCGGTTCTGATTCAACGTGATGAAGGTTTTCAAGAAGAGATTGTTCTTGAAATGACATCGCGGCAAGGTCGTCATCGTCAGGGCATTCGCGGTCCTGAGCTGACGGTGCCCCCAGGTATCGAACGCATTCTTTACCCAATCTTCTTACCGGAATGGTTAGAAACGACTCGAACTTCGCGTTTGGTTCTTAACGGTGTGGCCAAGGTCACCGATCCTAAAGGAAACATCCGCTACTCGCTCACCCGCCAGAAAACGCGCATGGGGTTTTTACCCACTGGAGCATTATTGAGCATTTCAGCCGATGTCAATGAGTTAAAGGCAACCTCGGAGAAGGAACTCTTAGTTCCACTTATCATTCGCCGGTCACCAAAGCTTACTGAGCCGGTTCGTCTGGAACTTCTTGCAGGCAGTTCGAAAAGCTTCCAGTTCAATAGCGAACCAATGGAAGTCGCTGGCGATCAAACGGAAACATCTTTTCCAATCACGATGATCAGCTCGGACGGTGGCACCACCGGCGAATCCAAACTCACCATTCGAGCTACGGTTTTGCAAGACGGAACTCTTCCCGTCGTCGCGGAGACGACAGTGATTGTTCTGTCTGGTCAATAA